In Magnetococcales bacterium, a single window of DNA contains:
- a CDS encoding response regulator transcription factor, with protein MSEQKPVVFVIDDEQMIRDSLTWLMESVGLSVQAFSSGSEFLEAFDPKLHSCVLMDVRLPGMGGLELQEMLKSTECHSPIILMSGHADVPMAVRAMKQGAFDFLEKPFNEQQLLDLVQRALWEDTKLRQAMADATLYMSRYQRLSNREREVMEQIVAGLSNKEIAVQLDVSVKTVETHRGRVMTKMIAGSLAALVRMGMAIQETLARTNQGKS; from the coding sequence ATGAGTGAGCAGAAACCTGTGGTGTTCGTCATTGATGACGAACAGATGATCCGTGATTCACTGACTTGGCTGATGGAATCGGTAGGACTTTCCGTCCAGGCATTTTCCAGTGGCAGTGAATTTCTTGAAGCGTTTGATCCGAAGCTCCATAGCTGTGTGTTGATGGATGTTCGTCTTCCGGGTATGGGCGGTTTGGAATTACAGGAAATGTTGAAGAGCACTGAATGTCATAGCCCCATCATCCTCATGTCCGGCCATGCCGACGTGCCTATGGCTGTGCGTGCTATGAAACAGGGGGCATTTGATTTTTTGGAAAAGCCGTTTAATGAGCAGCAATTGCTTGATCTGGTGCAGCGTGCCCTGTGGGAGGACACCAAGCTGAGACAAGCCATGGCCGATGCCACCCTTTACATGTCACGCTATCAACGCCTTTCAAATCGGGAAAGAGAGGTTATGGAGCAGATTGTGGCGGGGCTTTCCAACAAGGAGATAGCTGTCCAGTTGGATGTCAGCGTCAAAACCGTAGAAACTCACCGTGGTCGGGTAATGACCAAGATGATCGCTGGCTCCCTGGCTGCCCTGGTGCGTATGGGGATGGCTATTCAGGAGACGCTTGCAAGGACGAACCAGGGAAAATCCTGA
- a CDS encoding transporter substrate-binding domain-containing protein: MNHPPARWNIFLVALMFFVSPQTLRSEEAPSHIKITEGSAFSQDLHNLDDTLRIVYEPMGVRVEIQSKPWAHMINDMVSDESVDAIMATYKSGGLGLIFPRWPIYSGGVGALFRKDHPKPWQGMPTLAHQRLGWVKGYFLYPFLDLKRSEMNVQELSNLAQCIRMLVTKRIDYCLDEFYVTIPKTLRAMGLEKRFKVELLFNEPVFLTFKDRPRSHQLIDIFDRRMTQLYRSGRLKEIYSKAGLIDTMPRDPDLFPESLDYRIKHFIDENPVKQPLLQ; encoded by the coding sequence ATGAATCACCCTCCAGCTCGGTGGAATATTTTTTTGGTCGCTCTGATGTTTTTTGTATCCCCACAGACTCTTCGATCCGAAGAGGCTCCCTCCCACATCAAAATCACCGAAGGCAGTGCCTTTTCACAAGATTTGCATAATCTGGATGACACCCTCAGGATTGTGTATGAGCCGATGGGGGTACGTGTGGAGATTCAAAGCAAGCCGTGGGCTCATATGATTAATGACATGGTATCAGATGAATCGGTGGATGCCATTATGGCTACGTATAAATCCGGAGGACTCGGCCTCATCTTCCCTCGCTGGCCGATCTATTCCGGTGGGGTGGGTGCGCTATTCAGAAAGGATCATCCCAAGCCCTGGCAAGGAATGCCCACCTTGGCACATCAACGTTTGGGATGGGTAAAGGGTTATTTCCTCTATCCTTTTCTGGACCTGAAGCGTAGTGAAATGAATGTTCAAGAGCTTTCCAACCTGGCTCAGTGTATTCGCATGCTTGTGACAAAACGGATCGACTATTGTCTGGATGAATTTTATGTAACCATTCCAAAGACATTGCGCGCCATGGGGCTGGAAAAACGGTTCAAAGTAGAGCTTTTATTCAATGAACCCGTATTTCTGACTTTTAAGGATCGACCTCGGAGTCACCAACTTATCGATATTTTTGACCGTAGAATGACGCAGTTGTACCGATCAGGGCGGCTTAAGGAAATCTATTCAAAGGCTGGACTCATCGATACCATGCCTCGTGATCCCGACCTCTTTCCAGAGTCACTGGACTATCGCATAAAACATTTCATAGATGAAAATCCTGTAAAACAGCCGTTGTTACAATAA
- a CDS encoding transposase has product MIPETEFASLYHQDLGRPNFPVAILVGLSIMKEMLDLSDDELMDAFYFDLRFHYAFGLCLEETGLVIRTVRYFRSRVFESHSIGRTFDHVASTIIETLDLKTDDQRMDSSHIRSNMATLTRLGLFTKTIEKFVARLKKAHPDRFEALPKVIKERYGERPGHFANTKSSKGRRRLETAVKDLWSLVERFRQDADVNRMHGYKLLLRLLEEQCIVTPESGGDPLTLKSDEEVASQTASEAADPKPTVPATDPGVEPVALKEGKDVASDTLQNPSDPDATYDGHKGQGYQVQFAETCAKENAIQVITYVEAEPAHKSDQDATIRVIDALDESGHLPGRLFADTSYNSGENLLEAAIRGVELMAPTPGQFDPNGVGLMDFGLDIRELKVLSCPCGLKPIQDTIGKDGKTHNLLFDLEQCRACQDAEGCPVAANGRYRYRPADVATAYSRAREETEAFQEAYKIRAGIESTNAEGKTAHGLGKVWGRRLPKVSFAAVMKAMAMNVKRFMRYQCAQILEKRKNTAMAGC; this is encoded by the coding sequence ATGATTCCGGAAACCGAATTCGCCAGCCTGTACCACCAGGACCTTGGGCGGCCAAATTTCCCAGTCGCGATATTGGTCGGCCTGTCCATTATGAAGGAGATGTTGGATCTGAGCGATGATGAGCTCATGGACGCCTTCTACTTCGACCTGCGGTTCCACTACGCCTTCGGGCTTTGCCTTGAGGAGACCGGGCTTGTGATACGAACCGTGCGCTATTTTCGTTCCCGTGTTTTCGAAAGCCATTCGATTGGCCGAACCTTTGATCATGTGGCCTCTACGATCATCGAGACCCTGGATCTAAAGACCGATGACCAGCGGATGGATTCCAGCCATATCCGGTCCAACATGGCTACCTTGACCCGGCTTGGTTTGTTCACGAAGACCATTGAGAAATTCGTGGCTCGGCTGAAGAAGGCTCACCCTGATCGATTCGAGGCGTTACCCAAGGTGATCAAGGAGCGGTATGGCGAACGGCCAGGCCACTTTGCCAACACCAAGTCCAGTAAGGGCAGGCGCCGTCTTGAAACCGCGGTCAAAGATCTTTGGTCGCTGGTTGAGCGTTTTCGTCAGGACGCCGATGTCAACCGGATGCACGGATACAAGCTGCTGCTGAGACTCTTAGAGGAGCAGTGCATCGTGACGCCAGAAAGCGGAGGGGATCCCCTGACCCTGAAGTCGGATGAAGAGGTTGCATCCCAAACCGCCAGTGAAGCCGCCGATCCGAAGCCTACCGTACCTGCAACGGATCCGGGGGTGGAACCGGTGGCTCTGAAAGAGGGCAAGGATGTCGCTTCGGACACCCTTCAAAATCCATCAGATCCGGATGCCACTTATGATGGGCACAAAGGGCAGGGCTATCAGGTCCAATTTGCCGAAACCTGCGCCAAAGAAAACGCGATCCAGGTGATCACCTATGTGGAGGCTGAACCGGCTCATAAGAGTGACCAAGATGCGACGATTCGGGTCATTGATGCCCTGGATGAGAGTGGCCATCTACCTGGCCGACTCTTTGCTGATACAAGTTACAATAGTGGGGAAAATCTTCTCGAAGCGGCGATACGTGGTGTGGAGCTCATGGCCCCAACCCCCGGGCAGTTTGACCCAAATGGGGTTGGTCTAATGGATTTTGGCCTGGACATCAGAGAGCTCAAGGTGCTGTCTTGCCCGTGTGGGCTGAAGCCAATCCAAGACACCATCGGGAAGGATGGAAAAACCCACAATCTTCTTTTCGATCTGGAACAGTGCAGGGCTTGCCAGGATGCTGAAGGGTGCCCGGTTGCCGCGAATGGACGCTATCGGTACAGACCGGCTGACGTTGCCACGGCCTACAGTCGCGCAAGGGAAGAGACCGAAGCCTTTCAGGAGGCCTACAAGATCCGGGCGGGGATCGAATCCACCAATGCTGAAGGAAAAACGGCCCACGGCCTTGGCAAAGTCTGGGGCCGGAGGTTGCCGAAGGTCTCCTTTGCAGCCGTGATGAAGGCCATGGCCATGAACGTCAAACGGTTCATGCGCTACCAGTGCGCCCAGATTTTGGAAAAAAGAAAAAATACGGCAATGGCCGGATGTTAA
- a CDS encoding transporter substrate-binding domain-containing protein: MKLFHPFFKTIHLITFLPTLLITSLPSFGYPESIDHIKIVTYDATYNYTDLSLGVITKRILEPLGIIVEDHVRPILSAYNIFASDDSYDAFVGDYKVDWPGIIYPSWPIYSGGISAVFRKDNSYPWQATQTLAHQRLGWVNGYFLYPWLGLKFSEINVQKVNHFSQCINMLEAKRVDYCLEESEYVIPNNLKDMGLVGRYRIEPVFQKSVFPLFKDNPRGRKLIKNYDKRMWDMHRSGELLEIFTAWGIPGAVPKNPIHFPELIDKQTRRIIAEFGDQIPEFTWGQSDKDEKSR, encoded by the coding sequence ATGAAACTTTTCCATCCATTTTTCAAAACAATTCACTTAATCACCTTCCTGCCCACCTTATTGATTACCAGCCTTCCATCCTTTGGATACCCAGAATCAATAGATCACATAAAAATTGTCACTTATGATGCCACATATAACTATACAGATTTGTCTCTTGGCGTCATTACCAAAAGAATACTTGAACCACTTGGCATTATTGTGGAAGATCATGTCAGACCAATTCTTTCTGCCTACAATATATTTGCAAGTGATGATTCTTATGATGCCTTTGTTGGTGATTACAAAGTGGATTGGCCAGGGATTATTTATCCCAGCTGGCCTATCTATTCCGGCGGAATCAGTGCGGTATTCCGAAAAGATAATAGCTATCCCTGGCAAGCAACTCAAACCCTGGCCCATCAACGTTTGGGCTGGGTAAATGGTTATTTTTTATATCCATGGCTGGGCCTTAAGTTTAGTGAAATAAACGTGCAGAAGGTTAATCATTTTTCGCAATGCATAAACATGCTGGAAGCTAAACGTGTTGATTATTGCTTGGAAGAAAGTGAGTATGTTATTCCAAACAACCTGAAAGATATGGGACTAGTGGGTCGCTACCGAATTGAACCTGTTTTTCAGAAATCAGTCTTTCCTCTTTTTAAAGACAATCCAAGAGGACGAAAGCTTATAAAAAATTATGATAAACGCATGTGGGATATGCATCGTTCTGGTGAACTCTTGGAAATATTCACTGCATGGGGTATACCGGGTGCCGTTCCCAAGAACCCGATACACTTTCCTGAACTTATTGATAAACAGACGAGACGTATTATTGCAGAGTTCGGCGATCAAATTCCCGAATTTACCTGGGGACAATCTGATAAGGATGAAAAGAGTAGGTAG
- a CDS encoding GHKL domain-containing protein, translated as MTAASLQAEYVKTSNTVQNQLAQLQLAFEQSLSQAVWRFDQEQITSILFGIQKNLVISGVTIHDPDGRSLGRMGVGPRSEANYPIVRLVGALTTMPDQGEWGDRSFNQFRFPLSHHVDGVDQKLGEVLFYWDQEIILKEVRYEFVVLILGALVKTLALWIIFVYFERSMLKAPLRTLIEATQLLEVEKLDDANLHIPTRNYNEFNILAEVFNRMAHKLGSSYQTIRERNRALKESYTLLEAEMAQRKGAEEEARCRREELAHAHRTHTMGAFASGLAHELSQPLTSISLYAGTAILRLQSGQLRELELVEALKTIKSQAIGVGDLIKNLKRFLRKGEINKAITDLDQLGHAAIDFILPEAKRHGITVNCQLSGEEPLIYVDAIQIQQVIVNLVRNSMEAMAQISQKRGKLILTTAVLENRSVELTVRDTGPGICEADSERIFERFYTTKPQGMGLGLSLVQNIITEHSGQFWLKNHPEGGAIAGFSLPRIKENTQ; from the coding sequence GTGACTGCGGCCAGCCTGCAAGCTGAATATGTCAAAACCTCCAACACCGTCCAAAACCAATTGGCTCAACTGCAATTGGCCTTTGAACAAAGCTTGTCCCAAGCTGTTTGGCGTTTTGACCAAGAACAGATCACCTCTATTCTCTTCGGAATCCAGAAAAATTTGGTTATCTCGGGTGTCACCATCCACGATCCGGATGGTCGCTCTTTGGGACGCATGGGGGTTGGCCCTAGATCGGAGGCAAACTATCCCATAGTGCGCCTCGTCGGTGCTTTGACCACGATGCCGGACCAGGGAGAGTGGGGTGATCGATCGTTTAATCAGTTTCGTTTTCCATTGAGCCACCATGTGGATGGGGTCGATCAGAAATTGGGTGAAGTGTTGTTTTACTGGGATCAAGAGATCATCCTCAAGGAGGTGCGTTATGAGTTTGTAGTGCTCATCTTGGGTGCTCTGGTCAAAACATTGGCCTTATGGATTATCTTTGTTTATTTCGAGCGCAGCATGCTGAAAGCGCCCCTCAGAACCTTAATCGAGGCGACACAACTACTGGAGGTAGAAAAGCTGGATGACGCCAACCTGCATATCCCCACCCGCAACTACAACGAATTCAATATCCTCGCTGAAGTCTTCAACCGTATGGCCCATAAGCTAGGAAGCTCCTACCAGACAATTCGGGAGCGGAATCGAGCTTTGAAAGAGAGTTATACCCTTCTTGAGGCAGAAATGGCCCAACGCAAGGGAGCCGAAGAGGAAGCACGCTGCCGTCGGGAAGAACTGGCTCACGCTCATCGCACCCATACCATGGGGGCGTTTGCTTCTGGCTTGGCTCACGAATTGAGCCAACCTTTGACCTCCATAAGTCTTTATGCTGGAACGGCTATCCTGCGCCTGCAATCCGGCCAATTGCGCGAGTTGGAATTGGTCGAGGCATTAAAAACCATCAAAAGTCAGGCTATCGGAGTGGGTGATCTGATCAAAAATCTCAAACGGTTCCTGCGCAAAGGAGAGATCAATAAAGCTATAACAGATTTGGATCAATTGGGACATGCTGCAATCGATTTTATCTTACCGGAGGCTAAACGCCACGGTATCACTGTAAATTGTCAACTTAGTGGGGAAGAGCCCCTTATTTATGTCGATGCCATTCAAATCCAGCAGGTGATTGTCAACTTGGTTCGCAACAGCATGGAAGCCATGGCACAGATCTCCCAAAAGAGAGGGAAATTGATCCTCACCACCGCCGTTCTGGAAAACAGATCGGTGGAATTGACTGTGCGCGATACAGGCCCGGGGATTTGTGAAGCCGATAGTGAACGTATTTTTGAAAGATTTTATACCACCAAGCCTCAGGGAATGGGGTTGGGTCTTTCCTTAGTCCAGAATATTATCACCGAACACAGCGGTCAGTTTTGGTTGAAAAACCATCCTGAGGGGGGAGCCATCGCCGGTTTTTCCCTACCACGCATCAAGGAAAACACGCAATGA
- a CDS encoding cadherin domain-containing protein codes for MVGYLISVFAVFGDAHARSAKMITGFCNENGGHSSNSLTINNVTPPETKEICIYTKNRESSDLDVEIYFVDGFVNPDHPQFAMCDTKSNVFGAIASFEGGVKTVAFTLKPNEVRNTTATLDFTREYFENNGNDPNKILGCVIRMTYVDDGNASGRVANVIRIGEAVLENNVSAPILDQTGPFTIQEGSPSTTVVGIVSSTDSDTSGESPIYNIVSGNSDGFFEIDPATGEIKISSVGDDNLDFEETVQYVLGIQASDGVNISNTENYTINLTDVNDSPPVMVEGGPFTVTEDSGVGVSVGVISSSDADSTGESPSYSIVSGNADAFFTIDSATGELTVSSQGEGGLDFETVTQYFLEIQASDGINLSTPQSFTIQLTDINDISPTVASAGPFGVAENSEAGVQVGAVSASDADTTGELLSFSIQSGNTDGYFQIDPATGAVSVAKQGLDYEQSSSYSLGIQATDGINASEIQPVVVNLTDLNDNPPVLSSGGPYQILQKSITGTVVGTVSATDQDTTGETTTFGIVDGNSDGYFQIDSSSGLISISVSGDGKLKNKDSFSLGVQGTDGLNVSQTVFYSVDVSNKLDTESDVILCHKPGDPSEKEMTLPESAVDGHLGHGDTLGSCTDSTDEDGQNGNITVSLSVGDTQVTEGNSAQFTVTLSQAGSQEISVAFATQDDTASSPDDYGASSGTVTFTVGETTQTITVPAVDDGVDEMDETFLVSLTNPINATITDDSGTGTILDRETGGEENEEMPEEIGNTNTAPTASGGSLTTDANTVGDGTLAGSDPDGDSLTFSIVSNGSLGSAEVTDTATGAFSYTPNSNADGSDTFTFKVNDGALDSEAATMTVTINAVEEEVDDELIAFYPFNGNANDESGNELHGEANGATLTTDRFENTDSAYSFDGEDDYILVEHDDLLNLSGSFSISLWVYRSDESLYANVLTKGRDCLNSYWYRLGGEQFSVTHGNSWCDNEGISTDLEMDQWVFLTAVVDGVGNTLTLYSNGEVVGNKEISDFETTNSYPLVIGRHFTNSDGSGSYEYPFNGKIDDIRIYGRALSEDEIQELYIGDDVGE; via the coding sequence ATGGTCGGATATCTTATTTCTGTTTTTGCTGTTTTTGGAGACGCTCACGCAAGATCAGCCAAAATGATTACCGGATTTTGTAATGAAAACGGGGGACATTCCTCCAACTCCTTAACGATCAATAATGTCACGCCTCCAGAAACAAAAGAAATATGTATTTATACTAAAAACCGTGAAAGCTCTGACCTTGACGTTGAAATCTATTTTGTAGATGGATTCGTCAATCCGGATCATCCTCAGTTTGCGATGTGTGACACTAAAAGCAACGTGTTTGGAGCCATTGCCAGTTTTGAAGGGGGCGTTAAAACCGTTGCCTTCACGCTAAAGCCAAATGAAGTGAGAAACACCACGGCTACACTTGATTTTACCCGAGAGTATTTTGAAAATAACGGCAATGATCCTAATAAAATTTTGGGGTGTGTAATAAGGATGACCTATGTCGATGATGGCAATGCTTCAGGCAGGGTAGCTAATGTCATCAGGATTGGAGAGGCTGTTCTGGAAAACAATGTTTCAGCCCCTATCCTGGATCAAACCGGGCCTTTCACCATCCAAGAAGGGTCGCCGAGCACAACAGTGGTTGGTATAGTCTCCTCCACTGATTCCGATACGTCAGGTGAGTCCCCCATATATAACATTGTTTCTGGAAATTCAGATGGGTTTTTCGAAATCGATCCTGCAACCGGTGAGATCAAAATCTCTTCTGTAGGAGATGATAATCTGGATTTTGAAGAAACAGTTCAATATGTTCTCGGCATTCAAGCCTCAGATGGGGTGAATATATCGAATACTGAAAATTACACCATCAACCTGACAGATGTAAACGACTCTCCACCCGTCATGGTCGAGGGGGGGCCATTCACAGTTACCGAAGATTCTGGAGTTGGCGTTAGCGTAGGCGTCATTTCCTCCAGTGATGCCGACAGTACCGGTGAAAGCCCTTCCTATAGCATCGTCTCTGGTAATGCAGACGCATTTTTTACAATCGATTCAGCCACTGGAGAGCTTACTGTTTCCAGTCAAGGTGAGGGCGGTTTGGACTTTGAGACAGTCACTCAATATTTTTTGGAAATTCAGGCCTCTGATGGCATAAACCTCTCCACGCCCCAATCCTTCACCATTCAACTGACAGATATCAATGACATCTCCCCTACGGTGGCTTCTGCAGGGCCGTTTGGTGTGGCTGAAAATAGCGAGGCAGGTGTTCAGGTGGGGGCGGTTTCCGCCTCGGATGCAGATACCACTGGTGAACTCTTGTCGTTCAGCATCCAATCAGGAAATACCGATGGCTATTTTCAAATTGATCCCGCTACAGGAGCTGTCAGTGTTGCCAAACAGGGCTTGGATTATGAACAGAGCAGCTCATACTCGCTGGGCATACAGGCCACAGACGGGATAAATGCATCTGAGATTCAACCCGTCGTCGTCAATCTTACAGATCTGAACGATAACCCACCGGTTCTGAGCTCTGGAGGCCCTTACCAAATTCTCCAAAAATCGATCACCGGAACTGTAGTAGGGACAGTCAGCGCCACCGACCAGGACACCACAGGGGAAACCACCACTTTTGGCATTGTTGATGGGAATTCTGACGGTTACTTTCAGATCGATTCCAGCTCTGGTCTGATTTCAATCTCAGTTTCTGGTGATGGCAAACTCAAGAACAAGGATTCTTTCAGTCTTGGCGTTCAGGGCACTGATGGACTAAATGTGTCCCAGACGGTGTTTTACTCAGTGGATGTCTCGAACAAACTGGATACCGAAAGTGATGTCATTCTTTGCCATAAACCAGGTGATCCATCGGAAAAAGAGATGACCCTCCCTGAATCTGCTGTAGATGGACATCTTGGCCATGGGGATACTCTGGGTTCCTGTACCGATAGTACGGATGAGGATGGTCAGAATGGCAACATAACAGTAAGCCTCTCTGTGGGTGACACTCAGGTCACCGAGGGGAATTCAGCCCAATTTACGGTTACGCTGTCTCAGGCTGGATCCCAGGAAATTTCCGTGGCATTTGCCACCCAGGACGATACAGCCTCCTCTCCCGATGATTATGGCGCATCCTCTGGAACGGTGACTTTCACTGTTGGTGAAACGACGCAAACCATCACCGTTCCGGCTGTAGATGATGGCGTTGACGAAATGGACGAAACTTTCCTGGTGTCCCTCACCAATCCGATCAATGCGACCATCACCGATGATAGTGGAACCGGAACCATTCTCGACAGGGAGACTGGGGGAGAAGAAAACGAAGAGATGCCTGAAGAAATCGGTAACACCAACACTGCCCCAACAGCGAGCGGTGGATCTCTGACTACCGACGCCAATACGGTTGGGGATGGTACCCTGGCAGGTAGTGACCCGGATGGAGACAGCCTTACCTTCAGCATTGTATCCAATGGTTCCCTCGGTTCTGCTGAGGTTACCGATACTGCGACGGGTGCTTTCAGCTACACACCCAATTCAAATGCCGATGGCAGCGATACCTTTACCTTCAAAGTCAACGATGGTGCTTTGGATTCTGAAGCGGCCACCATGACCGTGACCATCAATGCTGTGGAAGAAGAAGTTGATGATGAGCTTATTGCATTCTATCCATTCAATGGGAATGCAAATGACGAAAGCGGCAATGAACTTCATGGGGAAGCCAACGGCGCCACCCTGACCACGGACAGGTTTGAAAATACGGATTCAGCATACAGTTTTGATGGGGAGGATGACTATATTCTCGTTGAACATGATGACTTGCTGAACCTGTCCGGCAGCTTTTCGATTTCCCTCTGGGTGTACCGCTCGGACGAATCACTATACGCCAATGTTTTAACCAAAGGCCGGGATTGTCTAAACAGCTACTGGTACCGGCTGGGAGGGGAACAGTTCAGCGTGACGCATGGAAATAGCTGGTGTGATAATGAAGGAATTTCAACTGATCTGGAAATGGACCAGTGGGTTTTTCTCACGGCAGTTGTGGATGGTGTCGGTAACACTCTGACACTCTATTCCAATGGTGAAGTGGTCGGAAATAAGGAAATTTCCGATTTTGAAACGACCAACAGCTATCCACTGGTGATCGGGAGGCATTTCACCAACTCCGATGGTAGCGGTAGTTATGAATATCCTTTCAACGGTAAAATAGACGACATTCGTATTTATGGGCGGGCTCTTTCCGAGGATGAGATTCAAGAGCTTTACATTGGAGATGATGTTGGCGAATAG